In Bacteroidia bacterium, a single window of DNA contains:
- a CDS encoding DUF4168 domain-containing protein — protein MNLKYFGSIIAGLLLMFGCQQETAENNNDQEVDDQTAMEHDPAEAPQDPEPFQQQQPEATEVSDEELQQFAEVVEHAQVINKEAQDEMVTAIESEMDVQRFSAIQQAEQDPTQQADATEEELQQYNVVSQEVEIIQAGAQQKMQEKIEEAGLEETRYQEIGMALQADTRLQERFRELQQQPN, from the coding sequence ATGAATTTAAAGTATTTTGGAAGCATCATTGCGGGCCTGCTCTTAATGTTTGGCTGCCAACAGGAAACAGCAGAAAATAACAATGATCAGGAGGTGGATGATCAGACGGCAATGGAACATGATCCAGCCGAGGCCCCACAAGATCCTGAGCCATTTCAGCAACAGCAGCCAGAGGCAACGGAGGTAAGTGATGAAGAACTTCAGCAGTTTGCTGAGGTGGTGGAACATGCCCAGGTCATCAACAAGGAAGCACAAGATGAAATGGTAACAGCTATTGAAAGTGAGATGGATGTCCAGCGATTCAGCGCAATACAGCAGGCAGAGCAGGACCCCACACAGCAAGCAGACGCTACAGAAGAAGAGCTTCAGCAGTATAATGTCGTGAGCCAGGAAGTGGAAATTATTCAGGCCGGGGCGCAGCAAAAGATGCAAGAGAAAATAGAGGAAGCAGGACTGGAAGAAACGCGGTATCAGGAAATTGGAATGGCACTGCAAGCCGATACACGGTTACAGGAAAGGTTCCGGGAATTGCAACAACAACCGAATTAA